CGGACCGTGGTGAGCGAGGGAGCGATGTAGCGGGCGAGGCGGATGTCGTCGAAGCCGCCGACGGCGATCTCGCGCGGGATCTCGACGTCGGCGTCCTGCAGCGCGGCGAGCGCGCCGATGGCCATCGAGTCGTTGCCGGCGAAGATCGCGTCGGGGCGGTTCTTCATCTCCAGCGCCGTCTGCGCGGCGACGAAGCCGGACTCCTCGCCGAAGTCGCCGGGAAGCACGAGCGACGGCTCGTGCCGGATCCCGGCCGCGGCGAGCGCGTCCCGGTGGCCGCGCAGGCGCTCGGCGGAGTCGAAGTTGCGCGGCGGGCCGGCGACGAAGGCGATCCGGCGGCGGCCCTGCTCGATCAGGTGCTCGGTCATCGCCCGCGCGCCGCCGTAGTTGTCCACGACCAGCGAGTCGTAGGCCCCTTCGGCGGCGCCGATCAGCACGACCGGCACCGTGTCGGGCACCGAGCGGCGCAGCGTCTCGTTCGGCGCGTCGGGCAGGTCGACGATCAGCCCGTCCACGCGGCCGCGCGTCGCGGCGACCGAGGCCGCGAAGTCGCGGCGGTCCGTGTTGGAGCTGGAGACGATGAGGTGCAGGCCGTGGGCCCGCGCCGCGCGGTCGATGCCGCGGATCAGCTCGGAGAAGAACT
This is a stretch of genomic DNA from bacterium. It encodes these proteins:
- a CDS encoding LacI family transcriptional regulator, coding for MATTIKQVADRAGVSIATVSRFLTGAAPVSGDAGKRIRAAVEELQYVPHEGARSLIRRRSGAVGVLLPDLHGEFFSELIRGIDRAARAHGLHLIVSSSNTDRRDFAASVAATRGRVDGLIVDLPDAPNETLRRSVPDTVPVVLIGAAEGAYDSLVVDNYGGARAMTEHLIEQGRRRIAFVAGPPRNFDSAERLRGHRDALAAAGIRHEPSLVLPGDFGEESGFVAAQTALEMKNRPDAIFAGNDSMAIGALAALQDADVEIPREIAVGGFDDIRLARYIAPSLTTVRVSIDALGQRAMERLCGLLGGNQDRVRRRETLPTELVIRRSTDDADGRTGSGRA